Proteins found in one Longimicrobiaceae bacterium genomic segment:
- the pdhA gene encoding pyruvate dehydrogenase (acetyl-transferring) E1 component subunit alpha gives MADTKTKKGKADRPAPHDFPSSPETPPQDPAWEQEGKPDLTPEERMQGLPQEKLRRMMRDMLLGRRFEEKAAEAYAVAKIGGFCHLYIGQEAVAVGGIHTLRDGDYVMTAYREHVHALQMGAHPNAVMAELYGRKDGMSGGKGGSMHMFSKEHNYLGGHGIVGGQIPLALGVAWKIKYRGEDRVMQVYLGEAAVNQGAFHESLNMAALWKLPLVVIVENNRFGMGTAWERASSLYDISQKASAYAMPSAVADGMDVLDVYRVVKPAVDRARSGGGPTLIEARTYRFVGHSMSDPVSGVYRTKEEVEEEKLNDPIRIYANFLAEQGILSQEELEKMDEEVKAISEAAAEFADKSPEPSPEELYRDVYANEDVAGRLFFDGRN, from the coding sequence ATGGCTGACACGAAGACGAAGAAGGGCAAGGCAGACCGTCCCGCTCCGCACGACTTTCCCTCGTCGCCGGAAACCCCGCCGCAGGATCCTGCGTGGGAGCAGGAGGGCAAGCCCGACCTGACTCCGGAGGAGCGCATGCAGGGGCTGCCGCAGGAGAAGCTGCGGCGGATGATGCGCGACATGCTGCTGGGGAGGCGCTTCGAGGAGAAGGCCGCGGAGGCGTATGCGGTCGCCAAGATCGGCGGCTTCTGCCACCTGTACATCGGTCAGGAAGCCGTGGCGGTCGGCGGCATCCACACGCTCCGGGACGGTGACTATGTCATGACCGCCTACCGGGAGCACGTGCACGCTCTGCAGATGGGCGCGCACCCGAACGCGGTCATGGCCGAGCTGTATGGCCGCAAGGACGGGATGTCCGGCGGCAAGGGCGGCTCGATGCACATGTTCTCCAAGGAGCACAACTACCTCGGCGGCCATGGCATCGTGGGCGGTCAGATCCCGCTCGCCCTTGGTGTGGCCTGGAAGATCAAGTACCGCGGGGAAGACCGCGTGATGCAGGTCTACCTCGGCGAAGCCGCGGTCAACCAGGGCGCTTTCCACGAGTCGCTGAACATGGCCGCGCTCTGGAAGCTGCCGCTGGTGGTGATCGTGGAGAACAACCGCTTCGGCATGGGCACGGCGTGGGAGCGCGCTTCTTCGCTCTACGACATCTCGCAGAAGGCCAGCGCCTACGCGATGCCTTCCGCGGTCGCCGACGGCATGGACGTCCTCGACGTATACCGCGTCGTGAAGCCGGCCGTCGACCGAGCCCGTAGCGGCGGAGGGCCCACGCTGATCGAGGCACGCACCTATCGGTTCGTCGGGCACTCGATGTCGGACCCGGTCTCGGGCGTCTACCGCACCAAGGAGGAAGTCGAAGAGGAGAAGCTCAACGACCCCATCCGCATCTACGCGAACTTCCTCGCGGAGCAGGGGATCCTGTCGCAGGAAGAGCTCGAGAAGATGGACGAAGAAGTGAAGGCGATCTCCGAGGCGGCCGCCGAGTTCGCCGACAAGTCGCCGGAGCCTTCCCCCGAAGAGCTGTACCGGGACGTCTACGCCAACGAAGACGTAGCGGGCAGGCTCTTCTTCGACGGCAGGAACTGA